In Chryseobacterium lactis, a single genomic region encodes these proteins:
- the lnt gene encoding apolipoprotein N-acyltransferase, which translates to MKYVLLTLISAMLLSVSWPTYGVPFFIFFALVPLLMMEHGISKFSDYKRKSWMVFGLSYLCFVIWNIVTTGWLYGSKNPDGSHSMMAVIFPVLVNSLLYSLVFQCYHWYKNAQGTYWGLGFLIAIWMSFEKFHLGWELTWPWLNLGNVFSEYPKLIQWYDTLGATGGSFWILLINVLIFYTLRTFEAGRKRKNLIRNSSIVLGLIAVPMIISLVKYNNFNEKPSGQVNVLMLQPDLDPYAEKYSKDSLTIENDLLALAEKNSTVKIDYYIAPETALPGRGSISETGFEKSLLLNNIKGFLSKHPGSVFATGISSHHLYFDSSTMPKEAYQINQGVWVASYNTAIQLTPNQKVQVYHKGKLVPGVEIFPYMSVLKPLLGDAMLNLGGTVASLSTDKERVAFSNPYNKGKIAPIICYESIYGEFVTDYVKKGANFLGIMTNDSWWGVTEGHKQLLSYARLRAIETRREIARAANSGISAHINAKGEVEADTFYGDQTALFAKVNLYDTMTFYTRAGDLLSRFSIFALGFLLFYYLIERFKSKTKKA; encoded by the coding sequence ATGAAATACGTTCTACTTACACTTATTTCAGCAATGCTGCTGTCGGTTTCATGGCCAACTTATGGAGTTCCGTTTTTTATATTTTTCGCCCTCGTTCCTCTTCTGATGATGGAACATGGAATTTCAAAATTTTCTGATTATAAAAGAAAAAGCTGGATGGTTTTTGGACTTTCCTATCTCTGTTTTGTCATCTGGAATATTGTGACTACAGGCTGGTTGTACGGCTCAAAGAATCCGGATGGAAGTCATTCTATGATGGCTGTAATATTTCCGGTTCTGGTTAATTCTCTTTTATATTCTTTGGTTTTCCAGTGTTACCATTGGTATAAAAATGCACAGGGAACCTATTGGGGATTAGGCTTTTTAATAGCTATCTGGATGAGTTTTGAAAAGTTTCATCTGGGATGGGAACTGACATGGCCGTGGCTGAATTTAGGAAATGTATTTTCAGAATATCCAAAGCTGATTCAATGGTATGATACCTTAGGAGCAACCGGGGGAAGCTTCTGGATTTTATTAATCAACGTTTTAATATTCTATACCCTCAGAACGTTTGAGGCCGGGAGAAAAAGAAAAAATCTGATCAGGAACTCTTCTATTGTTCTGGGACTGATTGCAGTTCCAATGATTATTTCGTTGGTCAAATACAATAATTTTAATGAAAAACCATCAGGACAGGTTAACGTTCTGATGCTTCAGCCGGATCTTGACCCATATGCCGAAAAATACTCCAAAGACAGCTTGACTATTGAGAATGATCTTTTAGCACTTGCTGAAAAGAATTCCACTGTTAAGATTGATTACTATATTGCTCCCGAAACGGCCCTTCCGGGAAGAGGTTCTATCTCTGAAACCGGTTTCGAAAAGAGTTTACTTTTAAATAATATTAAAGGATTTTTATCCAAACATCCGGGATCTGTTTTTGCAACCGGAATTTCATCACATCATTTATACTTTGATTCTTCAACAATGCCCAAAGAAGCATATCAGATCAATCAGGGAGTTTGGGTAGCCAGTTATAACACTGCTATTCAACTTACACCGAATCAGAAAGTACAGGTCTATCACAAAGGAAAACTGGTTCCGGGTGTTGAAATCTTTCCTTACATGAGTGTTTTAAAACCTCTTTTGGGGGATGCTATGCTGAATTTAGGTGGAACAGTAGCCTCTTTGAGTACAGATAAGGAAAGAGTTGCCTTTTCAAACCCTTATAACAAAGGAAAAATAGCTCCGATCATCTGTTATGAAAGCATTTATGGAGAATTTGTCACGGATTATGTAAAAAAAGGAGCCAACTTCCTGGGTATTATGACGAACGACTCATGGTGGGGCGTAACAGAAGGACACAAACAGCTTTTATCCTATGCAAGATTGAGAGCGATTGAAACCAGACGAGAAATTGCCCGCGCAGCTAATAGTGGTATTTCTGCTCATATCAATGCCAAAGGTGAAGTAGAAGCGGATACTTTTTACGGAGATCAAACGGCTTTATTTGCTAAAGTAAACCTGTATGATACCATGACATTCTATACGAGAGCCGGAGATCTTCTTTCAAGATTTTCAATATTTGCGTTAGGATTTTTATTGTTTTATTATCTGATTGAAAGGTTTAAATCAAAAACAAAGAAAGCGTAA
- the proC gene encoding pyrroline-5-carboxylate reductase encodes MKIAILGAGNMGLSFSKSFLKYELIKPENLHLIIRSESKIPKIAEEFPKSKISTFEEVRELDADLIIIAVKPQDFQTVAQNIHFKLKENQMVLSIMAGINIEKIQKSLHHPLVVRAMPNSPTLLGMGITGYTAADGISFSQLINIERLLNSTGRSVYLENEELLDGVTALSGSGPAYFYYIIDAMIKAGMEMGIEENLSKLFVKQTMLGAYHLINNSDKSLEELIKDVASKGGTTEAALKTFEENSFKDILKLGILNAEKRAKELNN; translated from the coding sequence ATGAAAATAGCGATCCTTGGAGCCGGCAATATGGGACTTTCCTTTTCAAAATCATTTTTAAAATACGAATTGATCAAACCGGAAAACCTTCATCTGATTATACGAAGCGAATCAAAAATTCCCAAAATAGCCGAAGAGTTTCCCAAATCAAAAATTTCAACCTTTGAAGAAGTCAGAGAACTCGATGCCGATCTGATTATCATTGCCGTAAAACCTCAGGATTTTCAAACGGTTGCTCAAAATATTCATTTTAAACTAAAAGAAAACCAAATGGTATTATCCATTATGGCCGGGATCAACATTGAAAAAATTCAAAAATCGTTACACCACCCTTTGGTCGTAAGAGCAATGCCTAACTCTCCTACCCTTCTTGGAATGGGAATCACCGGTTATACCGCTGCAGATGGTATTTCTTTCAGCCAGTTAATCAACATTGAAAGATTACTGAACAGTACGGGACGATCTGTATATTTAGAAAACGAAGAACTTTTAGATGGAGTCACCGCACTATCAGGAAGCGGCCCGGCTTACTTTTATTACATCATTGATGCGATGATTAAGGCAGGAATGGAAATGGGAATTGAAGAAAATTTATCTAAACTTTTTGTAAAACAAACGATGCTGGGTGCATACCATTTGATTAACAATTCCGACAAAAGCCTCGAAGAATTAATTAAAGATGTAGCATCAAAAGGTGGTACAACAGAAGCTGCGTTAAAGACATTTGAAGAAAACAGTTTTAAAGATATTTTAAAACTGGGAATTCTCAACGCCGAAAAACGAGCTAAAGAACTTAATAACTAA
- a CDS encoding VanZ family protein: MLKKIYKIIIIPYTLFLLYLMFLGMGRFQYEDNLITVEPVFSTIKFIQGTHEWKNIVMIVLGNVIMFIPFGFLGWVFPKFKNLKTLLFTFISAIVIVEALQYFTRMGIFEVDDILLNTFGVYLGWLLCKGVEKRFSY; the protein is encoded by the coding sequence ATGTTAAAGAAAATTTATAAAATTATCATTATTCCTTACACCTTATTTTTGCTGTACCTGATGTTTCTGGGGATGGGCAGGTTCCAGTATGAAGATAATTTAATTACCGTTGAACCTGTTTTTTCCACGATAAAATTTATTCAGGGTACTCATGAATGGAAAAATATAGTGATGATTGTTCTGGGAAATGTTATCATGTTTATTCCGTTTGGATTTTTAGGCTGGGTTTTTCCTAAGTTCAAAAATCTTAAAACCTTACTTTTTACTTTTATTTCAGCGATCGTCATTGTGGAAGCGCTTCAATATTTTACCCGAATGGGAATATTTGAGGTAGACGATATCCTCCTGAATACTTTTGGAGTGTATTTGGGTTGGCTGCTGTGTAAAGGGGTTGAAAAAAGGTTTAGTTATTAA
- the murB gene encoding UDP-N-acetylmuramate dehydrogenase, with protein MQENFSLRPYNTFGVDAKAKYFTEVNTIEELKDAINFSNLHILPVLFLGGGSNILLTKDFGGLAVKLHFTGISEEIINENEVLVTAKAGENWHEFVMYCLQKNYGGLENLSLIPGNVGTSPMQNIGAYGTEIKDLFVNCKVLDIESLEIKTFNLEQCRFGYRDSIFKQEGKGKYVILEVTFKLTQKDHLIKTDYGAITTELENMGIKNPTIQDVSRAVINIRQSKLPDPKEIGNAGSFFKNPTIPLAQFESLKQKFENIQGYPNGAVVKVPAGWLIEQCGWKGKQIGNVASHKLQSLVIINATGNATGKEIFDFSTEIINSVKEKFGIELEREVNII; from the coding sequence ATGCAAGAAAATTTTTCCTTACGACCTTACAATACATTTGGCGTTGATGCCAAAGCTAAATATTTCACTGAAGTTAATACTATTGAAGAATTAAAGGACGCTATTAACTTTTCAAATCTCCATATCCTTCCGGTCTTATTCCTGGGGGGAGGAAGTAATATTTTACTGACAAAAGACTTTGGAGGTCTTGCAGTTAAATTACACTTTACAGGTATTTCCGAAGAAATTATTAATGAAAATGAGGTCCTTGTAACGGCAAAAGCTGGAGAAAACTGGCATGAATTCGTGATGTATTGTCTTCAGAAAAATTATGGCGGACTGGAAAATCTCTCTTTAATTCCTGGAAATGTAGGAACATCTCCTATGCAAAATATCGGAGCGTACGGAACTGAAATTAAAGATCTCTTTGTAAACTGTAAGGTATTAGATATAGAAAGTCTTGAGATCAAAACATTTAATCTTGAACAGTGCAGGTTTGGTTATAGAGATTCTATTTTTAAACAAGAAGGGAAAGGGAAATATGTCATTCTGGAAGTCACTTTTAAACTGACCCAAAAAGACCATCTTATCAAAACAGACTACGGAGCGATAACAACCGAACTGGAAAATATGGGAATTAAAAATCCCACCATTCAAGATGTTTCCAGGGCAGTGATCAATATCAGACAGAGCAAATTACCGGATCCTAAAGAAATCGGAAATGCAGGAAGCTTTTTTAAGAATCCGACTATTCCTCTGGCACAGTTTGAAAGTTTAAAACAAAAATTTGAAAACATTCAGGGCTATCCAAATGGAGCCGTGGTAAAAGTTCCTGCCGGATGGCTGATTGAACAATGTGGATGGAAAGGAAAACAAATCGGAAATGTTGCTTCTCATAAACTACAATCATTGGTTATCATTAATGCCACAGGAAATGCAACCGGAAAAGAAATTTTTGATTTTTCCACGGAAATCATCAACTCCGTGAAAGAAAAGTTCGGAATAGAACTGGAACGGGAAGTAAATATCATTTAA
- a CDS encoding pyridoxal phosphate-dependent aminotransferase has translation MPNISNRALHMPPSPVRKLVPFALQAKQKGIKVYHLNIGQPDIETPETALNALKNIDLKVLEYALSEGNIEYRKALTEYYHSLGFSDLTPDNFMVTNGGSEALNFAISTLCDEGDEVIIPEPYYANYNGFTSTFDVNVVAVPSTIDTGFALPPVEEFEKKITEKTRAIIICNPGNPTGYLYTREELQKLAEIALKYDIVIISDEVYREYVYDGKQQVSMLDFPELAENCIIIDSESKRYSMCGVRIGCMVTRSSKIRNAAMLFAQARLSPVLLGQIAATAAHQNDGPYIRAVREEYTHRRNILVDLLNAIPGVICPKPKGAFYCVAELPVDDTEKFAQWLLEKYSLNNETIMVAPAGGFYSDPELGKKQVRIAYVLKEDDLKRSAEILKEALKKYREEFSL, from the coding sequence ATGCCGAATATTTCAAACAGAGCACTGCATATGCCGCCATCGCCGGTAAGAAAACTGGTTCCTTTTGCATTACAAGCAAAACAGAAAGGAATAAAAGTATATCACCTTAATATCGGGCAGCCTGATATTGAAACTCCGGAAACAGCTTTAAATGCTTTAAAAAATATTGATTTAAAAGTATTGGAATATGCGCTTTCTGAAGGGAATATTGAATACAGAAAAGCCCTTACTGAATATTATCATTCATTAGGTTTTTCAGATTTGACCCCTGATAACTTCATGGTAACCAACGGAGGTTCCGAAGCACTTAACTTTGCGATTTCCACATTATGTGACGAAGGAGATGAAGTCATTATTCCTGAACCTTATTATGCCAACTACAATGGTTTCACCAGCACATTTGATGTGAATGTAGTTGCAGTTCCCTCTACCATTGATACAGGTTTCGCCTTACCTCCTGTTGAGGAATTTGAAAAGAAAATCACAGAAAAAACAAGAGCGATCATCATCTGTAATCCAGGTAACCCTACAGGATATCTTTACACTCGTGAAGAACTTCAGAAGCTTGCAGAAATTGCTTTAAAATACGATATCGTTATCATCTCAGACGAAGTATACAGAGAATATGTATATGACGGAAAGCAACAAGTATCAATGCTTGACTTCCCGGAACTGGCAGAAAACTGTATCATTATCGACTCAGAATCCAAGCGTTATTCTATGTGTGGAGTAAGAATCGGATGTATGGTAACCCGTTCCAGCAAAATCCGTAATGCAGCAATGCTTTTTGCACAGGCAAGACTGAGCCCGGTTCTTTTGGGACAAATCGCAGCAACAGCAGCTCACCAGAATGACGGCCCTTATATCAGAGCTGTAAGAGAAGAATATACCCACAGAAGAAATATCTTAGTAGATCTTTTGAATGCTATTCCTGGAGTAATCTGCCCTAAGCCAAAAGGTGCCTTCTACTGTGTTGCTGAACTTCCGGTAGATGACACTGAGAAATTTGCACAATGGTTGCTTGAAAAATATTCATTGAATAATGAAACCATTATGGTTGCTCCTGCAGGAGGATTCTACAGCGATCCTGAACTAGGAAAAAAACAAGTCAGAATTGCTTACGTATTAAAAGAAGATGATTTAAAAAGAAGTGCTGAAATTCTGAAAGAAGCTTTAAAAAAGTACAGAGAAGAATTTAGCCTGTAA